A segment of the uncultured Desulfobulbus sp. genome:
CGCAAAGTCCTTGAGGAGAGAGCTCTTCCGCAAGGCATGGAGGGCAGCGCCTGCAGCAACGCCTTTGTGCACCCCTGTTTGTGTCGGCGGTGCATGGGACTGAGCGTGGTGTCGCTCATCCTGTGTATGCTTGAGGGATGCGGCGAGGACCAACGCGATTTGGGTGTTTTCCTCTATGGTCTGTAAAAGATCGTCGAGATTCTGGTCGAGTTCCACATAGCCTGAGAGGGTGTTGTTGACAAAAACGGGCTGCAGGGCCCTTGCAACCAGGTTTCCGGAGGGGGCGAGCACGAGAGTTGCCCCGCCACGTTTACGTCTTGCAGACTCCTCAAAAGTCTCCCGAGCCCCACCCGTCACTGGCTCAGGGGAAGGGGGCTGGCACAGGTCGACACCTTGGCTGTTATATAACCTAAGCTCGGTACAACGAGTCGGGCGCTGCAGCCGGGAAATCAGGGGCAGGAGTGAAGTTCGGCACAGCTGGGGCGGTGGGGCAGAAAGGAGTTGTCGCACCTCTTGGTCTTTGGCCAGGGCTTGAGCCGCCTCCTGCAAATCATACAAAAGGCGATCGAGTCCTGTTTTCCATTCCCGATGGATGGCGCTTGTTTGATGGGCCACATTGCTGGCGATGTGTTCGCGATATTGAACCCATAACAGTATGCAGCCAACAGCGACCAGGACCACGGTCATGCCCACCCAGGGGACAAACAGTCGCCGTAACATCGGACGGGGCGGTGATGGAGATCGTTTGCAAGCACCTACCAGAACCGAAACCACACCGATGAGCAGAATCAGCACCAATCCCAGGGGCAAGGACGCCTTGGCCGCAAGATCCCAGTTCCAGAGACCAGTCTCGATATCCATGCCGATCACCGCCAGCACCTTGTCGGTGGTTGCGGAAATGATCGGTGCGTACACCGTGATATAAGGTCGCTGCCGGTTGTTCCCGGTCCGATCAATCCCCTCTTGCCCCTGGACAAAGGCATTGACGAGGGCGGGGGAGTGCACGGGATATTGCGTGCCGGGAGCCACGCCTGCGTTGGGGGAATGCTGCGTGGCTTCAAGAAAGTAAAAATACCCCTGATCGGCTTGGCGGCCAAGGAGAGAGAGGGATCTGCAGAAAGGGTTCGCCGAGCATACCGCACCAAGTTGGTTGTGGAGTCGGACATAGTTGGGGGTGTCCGTGTCCTCGGAAACTCCTTTAAGGCTCGCAACCCTGTCGCTGCTGACAGCCTGTGCGACCAGTTTGACCTGCTGGAGAAGCTCGGCGCCTTTTTCTTTCTCACTGTGAGCCAGAGTCAGCCAGGTCAGTAATGCCCCAGCGGCCAGCGCCACAGCAAGAGCCAAGGCCAATTTGTCTTTGCCCAGCCCAAGGGCTCTCTGTTGCCATGGGGATATCATTGGGGAACTCCCGGAACACAAGCGGCTTTACGTTGCTTCACAACGGAATAGTCCTAGAATTTAAAGGTGTTGACAATGACGAGGAGCTCGTTGGCCAGTCCCTGGAGCTGGATGGCACTGGATTGTACGCTGCCGCTTCCTTGGGAAATATCACTGGATGCCATGTTGACCCCGGCAATATCCTGAGTGATTGTCCCTGAAACTGAGGAGCTTTGATTGACGTTTTCATTCACCTCGCTGATACCCATGGAGGCCTGGGCGATATTGCTGGCAATTTCTTGGGTCGCGGAAGACTGCTCGCCCACAGAAGTCGATATTGTTGTGATAATGGCATTTATTTCATTGATTATATTTGAAATTTGACTGATCTCTTCGAGGGTCGAATGCGTTGTTCCCTGGATGCCTTCAATCTGTTGTTTGATATCCAGGGTGGCTGCGGCTGTTTGTTTGGCCAACTCCTTGATTTCATTGGCCACGACCGCGAAACCCTTGCCCGCTTCTCCGGCCCGGGCCGCTTCAATGGTGGCGTTGAGTGCGAGCAGGTTGGTTTGTTCCGAAATCTCGGTAATGGTTTCGGTCACCTTGCCAATTGCTTGCGCCGCCTTGCCTAATTCGGTCATTTTTTTCGAAGTGTCTGTGGCCTGGAGCACAGCCTTGGCCGAGATCGTATGGGCCTGTTCCGCATTCTCCGCTATCTGAGTGATGGTGGCCGTCATTTCCTCGGCTGCGCTGGCCACCATGGAGATGTTGGTGGTTGATTGTTCCATGGCCGCGGCAACACTGTTCAGATTGGCGCTCATTTCTTCGGCTGCGGTTGCAACGTTATCGGCGCGATCTGAGGTGTCTTGCGCGTTTTGGGACAGCGCTGTCGAAACAGTTGATAGATCCCCCGCGGAGTTGCTGACCAAATGGGTGTTGTCATTGATTTGTCGGATAATGTGCTGCAGCTTTTCGATAAAGACATTGAACCAGTGGGAGAGTTCGCCAACCTCGTCCTTGGAGGTTATGGCCAGGCGCATGGTCAGATCTCCTTCTCCCTGAGCAATGTCCTTCAGGCCCCGTACGGCGTTGTTGATCGGTCGGACAATGGTTCCAGCGGCCCAGAAAATAATGGAGCAGGTCACAAGAATGGCGCCGACACTGATCATGATGATTTTGTTGCGCAATGAAACAGAACTGGCAAGGAACTCATCGGCATTTTGGGTCGCGGCGACACTCCAGTGCTTTGATTTGATGGGGGCAAAACCTGCAACCTTGTCCATCCCCTTGTAGATATAGGCTTCAGCGCCATCCTGGCTTGCAAGCATGGCCTTGGTAATGGTGTCCATGCCGGGCAGGGTGTGAAGATCAAGTGTAAGAATGTTCTTTTCATCCGGATGTGCAATGATGGTCCCCGAGGAATTGATCATGAAACAATAGCCGGTTGATCCGATCTTTTTGTTGGATATGAGGTCGGTCAGGGCTTTAACCTTGAGCATCGCAGCAAAAACGCCGAGGAAGGTGTTGTTGTCGCCAAAAACCGGGCTGCAGATCAACATGGTGAGCTGGTTGCTCCTCGGAGAGCGTTCGATCTCGCCGCTCACCGTTTGATGGGAGTTCTGGGCCAAGGTGAACAGGGGATGCTCGGCAATATTGCGCTGCTGAAATTCTTCCCCCGCCTCTGCGGCTTCGGCATATATCGTCCCATTCGCATCGGCAAGGAAAATGCCTGTATAAAAGTTGTTGAGTTTTTGAAAACGTTTTTTGAGATCGGCATTGATACCTGCGATGTTCTGTTCCGCACCCGCAAGGCCTTTGTTCCTGATATTTTCAGCGGCGATTTTGACCTGGGTGCGGCCCGCAAAGGCACTGGCAAATTTGAGTTCTCCTTCATAGGTCGCGATGATCTCGGTTGCGGCACCGGTGGCGATGGAATGCGCATTGGCCTTACTGAGTTCGGTTGCAACTTGTGCTGAGTTTGTTGTCGATACATAGCCGGAAAGACATAACGGAATAAGGACGACCAGAATGCCGCCGACAATAAGACGGAATCGAATGGATGACAGGTTCATGGGGCAATTCTCCTTTGTTGCCAAGCCTAACTGTGAAATGGGGTGATTTTACGATTCCCCCCGTGAGGGAGGGGCGGTATGTTTGAGCGGTGGATGTTGTTGCATCATGTTTTCGATTTCGGTAACGAGCTGTTGCAGCGAAAACGGTTTCTCCAGAAAACCATCACACCGGAGGCGCAAGGCCTCAATCACCAGTGTTGTTTCCGCATAGGCGGTCATGAGCAGAACCGGGAGATGGGGAAATGATTTTCGCAATATCGCAAGAAATTCCAGGCCGTTCATTCCCGGCATGAAATAGTCGGTCACCACCAAATCAATTTCCTGTCCCTTGCCATTCAAGCACAGGTATTCCAACGCCAGTTCCGCACAGTGTGCCGTGATCACCTGGTGTCCCAAGTTTTGCAACCCAATTTGGATTGATTTGACCAACATCATCTCGTCATCCACGATCAGTATGTTCATGTGGTTTGTGTGGGCTCATGCGAGCTGTAGAGAATGAAAAGTATTGATTGATGCCGGACTCTGAAAACGGCTTTGGCTGATTGTATGGTCAACCAGAAGGATCAGTGCAATTCCTTAGAGCAAAGTGCGTGCCAGGGGCTTGAGGGGAGGGGATTGGGTGCTATCTCTTTGGAATGTTATGGGGAATTCAACGGGAAAGGGTCGAGTGCATGCTCGTGGGGGCCAGCAAGAAGCCGAACTTTTTGGTAGGGTATTTATTTATTGGTGTAATTTCATGATATTTGCGACTATGCCATATTGGCATAGTTGTCGATTTTGGCAGAGTTTGGCAATGATCTATGCTCCGTATGCCTCCAGTTTTCGGCGCAGGGTATTCACGCCGATTTGCAGCAGGCGAGCGGTTTGCACCTTGTTGCCCTGCGTTGCGTGGAACGCCCTGAGGATATGTTCACGTTCCACCGTGGCCAGGGGGGCAATCTCTGTTGGCGTGTGGGGGATTGGCGCGGTTCGGCGCTCATACGCGACCGCATTGAGGACATAATCCGGGAGGTGATGAATCGAAATCGGAAAGCCTTTTGCCAGGTTGGCCGCATACTGCACAATTGACTTGAGTTCCCTGATATTTCCTGGATACTCGTACCGATGCAGCAGATCGAGGGTGCTGTCCTCAATATCTAGAGGGTGCTGTTGCCCCAGATATTGGCGGAGAAAGGTTGTCACCAGCAGTGAAATGTCTTCTTTTCGTTGGCGAAGCGGTGGCAGGGCAAGCCAGGCACCGCACAAGCGATAAAAGAGATCTTTGCGGAAGAGCCCCTGTTCCTGCAAAGGACAGAGCTCTGCATTGGTTGCCGCAACAAAACGAACGTCCGCTCCCCGTGGTCGGCTGGTGCCGATTTTGAAATATTCGCCCTCTTGCAGGACCCGAAGAAGTTTCCCCTGTAAATCCAAGGGGAGGCTGCCGATTTCATCGAGAAACATGGTGCCTTGCGAGGCTGTTTCCAGCAGCCCGCAGCGATCCTGGACCGCGCCGGTAAAAGCGCCCTTGGTGTGGCCGTAAAATTCGGATTCGAACAGGGAAGGGGAAAGCGCACTCATGTTGACGGGAATAAAAGGAGACCGGGCCCGTGAGCTGGCCTTGTGAATGGCCTGGGCAAGCAATTCTTTGCCCGTACCCGTTTCGCCGGTGATGAGGATGGGCATCATGCTGGCAGCATGCAATTCCGCCTCCTTCAGAAGACGAAACATGGATGAAGACTGGGTGACGATTTGCGAAAACGCCTCAGGATTGTCCAGATCCGGTGGTGAGTTCTGCTTGCCTAATCTGTGAATTTCGAGCAGGTTTTTCCGTTCGATGGCTTTGGAAAGAACAGCCAGCAGCTCTTCAAGGGCGAAGGGTTTCAGCCGATAGTCAAAGGCACCTTCCTTCATGCACTGGACCGCGACACTCGTCTCGTCGGCAGCCGTTGCCATGATGCACTCGGTTGATGGGCTTATTTGCTTGATATTTTTAAGGAGCTCTATGCCACTCATCTCCTGCATAGTGATGTCGAGAACAGCGATATCCACAGGTTCTCCCTGTTGGATCAGGGCCAGAGCCTTCCGTGGATCCTGCACAGCGCGAACATGGCGAAAACCGCTGATCAGAAGCCCGCGCACCAGACTGTCGAGGAAATCCTGTTCATCGTCCACCAGAAGGATATGAGAAAGCATCAGAGCACCCCGCTGTCATTGTTTGGTGAGGATATTTTTAAAAAAATCTGAAAGACGCTGCCCTTACCAATTTCGCTCCTGACCTCAATCCGCCCCCCCAATTCAGTAATGAGCCTGTGGCAGATCGACAGACCGAGGCCCGTTCCCTCGCCTGCCGCCTTGGTGGTGAAAAAGGGATCGAAAATCCTGCGCCGGGTTTGTTGATCCATGCCGCATCCGTTGTCTTCAACGGCGATCACGATTTCATCCCGGTGCTCCTCTGCAGTGGCAAGCCGAAGGTGGATTTGGGGCTGCTCCTTGTCCATGGCCTGGGCGGCGTTGATCAGGAGGTTGACCACAATCTGTTCCAGGGCCAGGGGGTCACTGTGAACAGGGGGCAAGCCCTCGCTCAGGTCGACTGTAAACTGTTTGACGTTTTTTTTGATCTTTCCCTGGCAGATGGTGATCGCCTTTTCGACAAGGTGTTTGATATCGACAAGCCGCTTTTCGCCTTGCCCTCGTTCGCGGACGAATTCACGCAGATTGCTTACGATTTGGTTGATTCGCGTGGAGCCATGCTCGATGTTGTTGAGCAAGGTGAAACAATCTTCGCGAAAATCCTGATAGGGTCGATGGAACACCTCCAGTTCCGGGCGGGATGCCGCGTACTCGTCGACAATGGGCAGGAGGAAATGAAGATAGGAACGGAGGATTGGCGTGTTGAAAAAAATGAAATTATTGGGATTGTTGATTTCGTGGGCAATACCGGCAACCAACAACCCCAATGATGCCAGCTTTTCGCGCTGGATGAGTTGGCGGTCGATTCTTCGTGCCTCGGTGATGTCGAAAATACGGACAATATAGGCTTCCGGCTGGCCCTGGGGATTTTTCACCGCGTCGACCACCACCTGTTCCAGACGCGATGGATCCATTGCTCCCTGGCGTTCAAATGTTCCAGAAGAGCCTTGCAGGGCAAAAAACGGATGCTCACACGTTTTACAAGGCGTAATTCTGCCTTTGAAGGCCTCGTAGCATCGTTTGCCCAGGGCCTCCTCATAGCTGTTGAGTCCGTAATATTCCTTCGCCGCTTTGTTGAGCCGCAACACCTGCAGGGTGCTATCGAAGAGAATCAGGGGGTCAGGCATACCGTCAATGGCCATAGTCAGGGTTGCCTGACTGTGAAAGAGCTGCTGCTCCGCCAGTTTTCGTGCCGTAATATCGATGATCACGCCGTCATAGGAGACGAGCTCGTTGGAAGCGTTGAATTGAGGGATCAGGGTGTCGCTGACCCAGATGACGCGGCCATCCTTTCGGAGGATTCGATATTCGGCGGTGGCTGGTTTGTTGGTCTCCTGGATAATTTTGATATTTTCTATAATGAGATGACGATCTTCAGCAATGACGATCCTCATCCACAGTTCCGTATCTGCCGCATACTCGTCGGCTGAATACCCTGTCACCCGGGAGCATGCGGCATTTCGGGTGATGTTCATCGCCTTGCCATCCTTCAGGTGCACGGTATAGATACAGTCGCTGAGTCCCTCGGTAATGCGACGGTAGCGTTCCTCGTTTTCGCGAAGGACTCGTTCAATCCTTCGGCGTTCTTCCATCTCCCGCTGTAAGGCCGCATTGGCCTGCATCAATTCCAGGGTTCGGGTTTCGACGGTCTGTTCCAGGTGCTCATTGGCCTGTTGCAGCGATTCTTCGATGCGGATACGGTCGGTGATGTCAATATGAATCCCATACATGATGAATGGTTCACCGTCAGACATCCTACGGATAATCCGGCCTGAGGAATATATCCAAACCCAATGGCCATGTTTGTGGCGTAAACGGAACTCATGCGTAAAGTCGGGTGATTGTCCCAAGATGTGCTTTTCCAATAGGGCAACAGCGTATTGCTCATCGTCGGGATGGATGCGTCGTCGCCAAGTCGAGGCACTGAGGGGCGATAATTCTGCAAGCGTGTATCCCAACATGTTGGCCCATTGATGGTTGATTACCAGATCACCGGTCTGAACATTCCACTCCCAGGTTCCGATACGGGTGGCCTCCACGATACTTTCCAGCCGCTTATGTGCATCGAAAATGGACTGTTCCACCTTTTTGCGCTCGCTGATGTCACTTATGCTCCCGATTCGAGAGAGCAGAGCTCCGGTGGAGTCGCACAAGAGGGTGAACCGATCCATCAAGTGGATATAGTGACCGCATGCATGTCTGAAGCGATATTCTATGTGCTGAATGAAATCCGTCGAGGATGCGGTTGGTGCCAGTTTGATCGTCTGCACCCTCTCTTGGTCGTCGGGATGAATGAGGTCGTGAATATCCTCTTCAGACCAACCGCGGATCACATCTTGTGAATATCCGGAAAATCGGCTGAACGCCGGACTAATGTATTCAAAGAAATTTTTCTGTAAGTTGCGCTTGTACACCGCTTCTTGGGTGTTTTCCAGCAGCTCCCGGAACCTTGCCTCATTTCTGCGCAACGCCGACTCGATCTGGCTCCGCTCGGTGATATCATGGACAATGGAGGAGAGGACTTCTTTCCCTGCAAACATGATTTTCGAACTGAAGACCTCAACCATCTTTTTTGAGCCATCGGCTGTCCGATGCACGAACTCGAATCTATTGCATTCGGCGGAGGCGGCCTTATCCATTGCAGCCCGTACCTGTTTTGGAGGAAGGGTATTGATGTCGTGGATGTGCATTTGCCGTAATTCTGCAAGTGGCCAACCGTAAAAGATGGCGGCATCGGTACTTGCTTCCAGAATCCTGCCGCTCTCTAATTCAATGAGCAGTCGGATTAACGGCAATTCAGGCAGTGGTTGGCAAGGGTGTTCCATACCTGTCTCATCGGTTACGCAATGATCTCAGCTGCTGGTCACGAGGTGTCCCTGTTGAGGGAACACCGACTTCTGCACTTCAAGAAAACAGACGAACAGGGGGACGGGCAAATTTGTCGTTCCCGTAAAAGCCTCGTGAACGACGTTTCGATCTTCGTAAGTAGCTGATTTTACGACGAGTGACATTCAGGCTTTTGACTTTTTACGAAGCCATCAAATTTCAGAAAACGAAAAGATGATTGCCTCGAATACAAGTCGAGCAACAACAGATGAGGCATTGCCACAAATTGAAAGGTCGACTCTCGAAACGTTGTTTGTGAGAGGCTGTATAAGGAGGACCAAAAACGTCGAACAACAGTCTCTCGAGGTCAAGAATTGTGGCTACAAAAACGCATTATTCAATATCCTATCACAGGGAGGGCGTCAACTCCTGTCATTCTTCATGGATACCGTGATTAAACTTATTTTCTTAATTTCCCGCAGGAAAAACATTGAATTGTGCGGGCCGTCATTCCTCTGGAGCCGTTGTCTTCAATGGAGTTTGCTCTGTTGCAGGGGAACTTATTCAGGAATAAAAACCTGTTTTATTCGGAAGGCGATTTTGTTATGCTCAGTTCTTTCACTTTTGGTGTGATCCTTCATAAATCGTCGAAGAACACAGTCCGTAAATTATACCGGAGAGGAACATGTCTGTACCTATGACATCCCACTACCAGGTTGCTCAAGTTGGTTGTTCCCCCAAGACGGGGCATGGAGATCAGCTTCATAAAGTGGTTACCGAGAGAGCTCAATGGTTCATCTGTGACTGTGTTCCGGTGGTGCAGGCATGCTGAGAAGAGCCAAAGTACTCCTGCCCGGCGAGCGTGCCCGCATGATCCTCATTGCCGCTTTTATCGGGGTGATGTCGGGTCTGGCCATCATCGCCTTTCGGGAGTCGGTTGATCTGGTGCATAGAATTGTTCTCGTTTGGGGCTACAATATTCTCGAGATCGGCAGAGGCGGCTGGCGCACCCTGTTGCTGCCGATCTTGCCCATGTTCGGTGCGGCCATGCTCATTCCCCTTTCCCTGGCCTTTCCGGGAAAGGTCAACGGCTACGGCTTCAACAACTTCCTGCGCCGGGTCAACCTGGAAAACGGGGTGATCCGCGCCCGCAACATCTTCATCAAGATCGTCGCCACAGCGCTCACCATCGGTTCGGGCAACTCCGCCGGTGTCGAGGGACCGATCGCCCAGATCGGTGGTGCACTCGGCTCGCAGGTGGGGCAGCGCTTTCGGGTTTCCGGCAAGCGGATGAAGGTCTATATTGCCGCCGGTTGTGCCGGAGGTATCGCCGGTATCTTCAATGCGCCGCTGGCGGGCATGTTCTTCGCCGCGGAGATCGTGCTGCTGGGCACCTACGAGATATCCTCCTTCTCCGCCCTGGTTATTTCCTCGGCCCTGTCGACGGTGGTTTCCCGTGCCTATTACGGCGAAATCCCTGCTTTTCCAATTCCGGCCTATTCCATTGTCAATCCCTTTGTCGAGCTGCCGCTCTATACCCTGATGGCGATCATCGTCGGCGTGACCGCGGTGATGCATATCCATTTCTTCTACGCCATCCGTGATCTGTTTCGA
Coding sequences within it:
- a CDS encoding PAS domain S-box protein; the encoded protein is MEHPCQPLPELPLIRLLIELESGRILEASTDAAIFYGWPLAELRQMHIHDINTLPPKQVRAAMDKAASAECNRFEFVHRTADGSKKMVEVFSSKIMFAGKEVLSSIVHDITERSQIESALRRNEARFRELLENTQEAVYKRNLQKNFFEYISPAFSRFSGYSQDVIRGWSEEDIHDLIHPDDQERVQTIKLAPTASSTDFIQHIEYRFRHACGHYIHLMDRFTLLCDSTGALLSRIGSISDISERKKVEQSIFDAHKRLESIVEATRIGTWEWNVQTGDLVINHQWANMLGYTLAELSPLSASTWRRRIHPDDEQYAVALLEKHILGQSPDFTHEFRLRHKHGHWVWIYSSGRIIRRMSDGEPFIMYGIHIDITDRIRIEESLQQANEHLEQTVETRTLELMQANAALQREMEERRRIERVLRENEERYRRITEGLSDCIYTVHLKDGKAMNITRNAACSRVTGYSADEYAADTELWMRIVIAEDRHLIIENIKIIQETNKPATAEYRILRKDGRVIWVSDTLIPQFNASNELVSYDGVIIDITARKLAEQQLFHSQATLTMAIDGMPDPLILFDSTLQVLRLNKAAKEYYGLNSYEEALGKRCYEAFKGRITPCKTCEHPFFALQGSSGTFERQGAMDPSRLEQVVVDAVKNPQGQPEAYIVRIFDITEARRIDRQLIQREKLASLGLLVAGIAHEINNPNNFIFFNTPILRSYLHFLLPIVDEYAASRPELEVFHRPYQDFREDCFTLLNNIEHGSTRINQIVSNLREFVRERGQGEKRLVDIKHLVEKAITICQGKIKKNVKQFTVDLSEGLPPVHSDPLALEQIVVNLLINAAQAMDKEQPQIHLRLATAEEHRDEIVIAVEDNGCGMDQQTRRRIFDPFFTTKAAGEGTGLGLSICHRLITELGGRIEVRSEIGKGSVFQIFLKISSPNNDSGVL
- a CDS encoding sigma-54 dependent transcriptional regulator, translating into MLSHILLVDDEQDFLDSLVRGLLISGFRHVRAVQDPRKALALIQQGEPVDIAVLDITMQEMSGIELLKNIKQISPSTECIMATAADETSVAVQCMKEGAFDYRLKPFALEELLAVLSKAIERKNLLEIHRLGKQNSPPDLDNPEAFSQIVTQSSSMFRLLKEAELHAASMMPILITGETGTGKELLAQAIHKASSRARSPFIPVNMSALSPSLFESEFYGHTKGAFTGAVQDRCGLLETASQGTMFLDEIGSLPLDLQGKLLRVLQEGEYFKIGTSRPRGADVRFVAATNAELCPLQEQGLFRKDLFYRLCGAWLALPPLRQRKEDISLLVTTFLRQYLGQQHPLDIEDSTLDLLHRYEYPGNIRELKSIVQYAANLAKGFPISIHHLPDYVLNAVAYERRTAPIPHTPTEIAPLATVEREHILRAFHATQGNKVQTARLLQIGVNTLRRKLEAYGA
- a CDS encoding methyl-accepting chemotaxis protein translates to MNLSSIRFRLIVGGILVVLIPLCLSGYVSTTNSAQVATELSKANAHSIATGAATEIIATYEGELKFASAFAGRTQVKIAAENIRNKGLAGAEQNIAGINADLKKRFQKLNNFYTGIFLADANGTIYAEAAEAGEEFQQRNIAEHPLFTLAQNSHQTVSGEIERSPRSNQLTMLICSPVFGDNNTFLGVFAAMLKVKALTDLISNKKIGSTGYCFMINSSGTIIAHPDEKNILTLDLHTLPGMDTITKAMLASQDGAEAYIYKGMDKVAGFAPIKSKHWSVAATQNADEFLASSVSLRNKIIMISVGAILVTCSIIFWAAGTIVRPINNAVRGLKDIAQGEGDLTMRLAITSKDEVGELSHWFNVFIEKLQHIIRQINDNTHLVSNSAGDLSTVSTALSQNAQDTSDRADNVATAAEEMSANLNSVAAAMEQSTTNISMVASAAEEMTATITQIAENAEQAHTISAKAVLQATDTSKKMTELGKAAQAIGKVTETITEISEQTNLLALNATIEAARAGEAGKGFAVVANEIKELAKQTAAATLDIKQQIEGIQGTTHSTLEEISQISNIINEINAIITTISTSVGEQSSATQEIASNIAQASMGISEVNENVNQSSSVSGTITQDIAGVNMASSDISQGSGSVQSSAIQLQGLANELLVIVNTFKF
- a CDS encoding response regulator, encoding MNILIVDDEMMLVKSIQIGLQNLGHQVITAHCAELALEYLCLNGKGQEIDLVVTDYFMPGMNGLEFLAILRKSFPHLPVLLMTAYAETTLVIEALRLRCDGFLEKPFSLQQLVTEIENMMQQHPPLKHTAPPSRGES